A section of the Candidatus Paceibacterota bacterium genome encodes:
- a CDS encoding MFS transporter, with the protein MPAATPQPSSPDPATATPQPRPAGGFRWVICALLFLATTVNYVDRQVIGLLKPILEQEFKWTESDYANIVTSFQLAYAIGLLLVGGILDRIGVRLGYTLAILVWSIAAISHGFMRTVTGFCAARFGLGVAEAANFPAAIKAVGEWFPKRQRALATGLFNSGTNTGALLTPLLVPWIYTHWGWPAAFYATGAIGALVVLLWWPLYRSPEHHRFVSPSELAFIRSDPPDPPQKYPWLKMFVHRQTWAFALGKFLTDPWWWFYLFWVPTFLNTQFGIAVEAGKIGPPMVTIYLMADIGSILGGWLSGHLIKRGWSVNASRKTAMLVCALAVVPIIFASRVTSMWSAVFLIGLAAAAHQGFSANIFTLVSDTVPRKAVSSVTGIGGMAGAVGGMCVAKVVGWVLDATGKNYLIPFLMAGFAYLIALAVIHWLLPRLQQMEIE; encoded by the coding sequence ATGCCAGCAGCAACACCACAACCGTCCTCGCCCGACCCCGCAACCGCGACCCCCCAGCCCCGTCCGGCAGGCGGCTTCCGGTGGGTGATCTGCGCCTTGCTCTTCCTTGCCACCACGGTGAACTACGTTGACCGCCAGGTGATCGGCCTGCTGAAACCCATTCTGGAGCAGGAGTTCAAGTGGACCGAGAGCGACTATGCCAACATCGTGACCAGCTTCCAGTTGGCCTACGCCATTGGCCTGCTGCTGGTGGGGGGCATCCTCGACCGGATCGGGGTGAGGCTGGGATACACCCTGGCTATTCTGGTCTGGAGCATCGCGGCCATATCGCACGGGTTCATGCGCACAGTGACCGGGTTCTGCGCGGCGCGCTTCGGCCTGGGCGTGGCTGAGGCGGCCAACTTCCCTGCTGCGATCAAGGCTGTGGGCGAGTGGTTTCCCAAGCGACAGCGCGCGCTCGCCACCGGGCTATTCAACTCGGGCACGAACACTGGCGCACTGTTGACCCCCTTGTTAGTGCCTTGGATCTACACCCACTGGGGCTGGCCGGCCGCTTTCTATGCAACAGGCGCCATCGGCGCGCTGGTGGTGCTCCTTTGGTGGCCGCTCTATCGCTCGCCTGAACATCACCGTTTTGTATCGCCTTCCGAGCTGGCCTTCATCCGCTCCGACCCGCCCGACCCGCCCCAGAAGTATCCTTGGTTGAAGATGTTCGTGCATCGCCAGACATGGGCCTTTGCCCTGGGCAAATTCCTCACCGATCCCTGGTGGTGGTTCTATCTGTTTTGGGTGCCGACCTTCCTAAACACGCAGTTTGGCATCGCCGTTGAAGCCGGAAAGATCGGCCCGCCAATGGTGACCATCTACCTCATGGCCGACATTGGCAGCATACTCGGCGGCTGGCTCTCCGGCCACCTGATCAAGCGGGGTTGGAGCGTGAACGCCAGCCGCAAGACGGCGATGCTGGTGTGCGCGCTGGCAGTGGTGCCTATCATCTTCGCGTCGAGAGTTACCAGCATGTGGTCTGCCGTGTTTTTGATCGGCCTTGCCGCCGCCGCCCATCAGGGTTTCTCGGCCAATATCTTTACGCTGGTCTCCGACACTGTTCCCCGCAAGGCCGTAAGCTCCGTCACGGGCATTGGCGGCATGGCAGGGGCGGTGGGGGGCATGTGCGTTGCGAAGGTTGTGGGCTGGGTCCTGGACGCCACCGGCAAAAACTACCTCATCCCCTTCCTCATGGCCGGGTTTGCCTACCTGATCGCGCTGGCTGTCATTCACTGGCTTCTGCCCCGGCTTCAGCAGATGGAGATTGAGTAG
- a CDS encoding FG-GAP-like repeat-containing protein: MNTMRFILAATLFATTALHAQVVADGATNTLANVTNTFTGDVTVSTNGSFTLLALSDNALLTNSVNGIIGRNATAKSNEVQLTSPTARWRMGGSLFIGSNGSLSRLIISNGGWVENVSARLSFAGAVGNQTVSSNNFALITGAGSVWSNRNDLDVGQSGRDNRMVVSDGGRVVSLTGSVGENGGASNNLVLVTGNGSIWSNSMNLRVGVQGSSNRLVVEAGGRVHAGSGTIGDFSSGSNNQVVVTGPSSLWTNAFAFIVGNQAGLNELVVSAGGALWSAGGVVGNNFAADNRAIVTGPGSAWTIPGTLTIGSSGARNALIASDGATVLATNLVIGANTASAGNRLTVDGGTLRVTNVSVTGTLDVRRGTNVLNAGLVEADRLLVTNSQGGFVFNGGTLSARSTTINNGQSFHVGNGVDRATLVLAGSGSHSFAPGGLHIFGNALLTGNGSVSGNTLLFLDSTLSPGASIGTLAFSSSPQLSGTTLMEISRTGTVLTNDRVTVTGTITYNGSLVVTNIGPTALAPGDRFPLFAAGTYAGGFGSLALPPLNPGLAWTNKLLVDGSIEVVGLIVQTLPAAIASNTATLNGVVNPGGNNATAWFEWGTTTNYGNFTAPQALGSGLNPTNFSQFLAGLAGGVAYHFRAVASNSFGLSFGSDQSFMPPAFVDIGAGLPGIDSAHTTILVGTSGSAAWGDYDNDGRLDVLLAGNEICQIWRNSGAGLTLSTNFTLSLSACSVAWGDYDNDGRLDFLAAGGTGGLPTVGVTKVFHNTESGFIDGNTNVDALLLGTYAGAAAWGDFDNDGLLEILLTGIGIATDALWRNVGNGWSNINSGLPAPDNSCATWGDYDNDGRLDVLLNGGLPPVWRNVGGAFTNSGVGPPAIRRGSVAWGDYDNDGHLDMLLTGAQLADGIGAISQIWRNTGHDFTNINADLPAVFRSAAAWGDYDNDGRLDFVLTGTTNADASGSIAQIWRNTGAGFTNINAGLPGVSCSSVAWGDYDNDGRLDILITGTNAILGRISKIWRNQTPTQNAPPSAPVGLTATVLGSQVMLSWDAASDGQTPASGLSYNVRIGSTPGASDIMGPMAGETGFRRLPQMGNANGRLFALFNTASSQPYYWSVQAVDTAFAGGRFAFEQSFSVTNALLLASVNGEPVGPLRVPGDQNSDGIVSQSELAAVLENLNGDGILTEADLDLVLSYYSPNSPFLQLTNVAGLGGTNVTFALTDDPVAGAFGVEYTTNFADWHFLGPATPRYLFTDTNAPAVPQRHYRLRRP, from the coding sequence CCAAATCCAACGAAGTGCAACTCACCAGCCCCACCGCCCGCTGGCGGATGGGCGGCTCGCTCTTCATCGGCAGCAACGGGTCGCTGAGCCGGCTGATCATCAGCAACGGCGGGTGGGTCGAAAATGTCAGCGCCCGGCTCAGCTTCGCCGGAGCCGTCGGCAATCAGACTGTGAGCAGCAACAACTTCGCGCTCATCACCGGCGCCGGTTCGGTGTGGAGCAACCGCAACGATCTGGATGTGGGCCAATCCGGGCGGGATAACCGGATGGTTGTGAGCGACGGCGGCCGGGTGGTAAGCCTGACCGGGAGCGTGGGCGAGAATGGGGGAGCCAGCAACAATCTTGTGCTGGTTACGGGAAACGGGTCGATTTGGAGCAACTCGATGAATTTGCGGGTGGGGGTTCAGGGATCAAGCAACCGCCTGGTGGTGGAAGCCGGCGGGCGCGTGCATGCCGGCAGCGGCACGATCGGGGATTTCAGCAGCGGCAGCAATAACCAGGTGGTGGTCACAGGCCCATCCTCGCTGTGGACCAATGCCTTCGCGTTCATTGTGGGAAACCAGGCCGGCCTTAACGAACTGGTGGTCAGTGCCGGCGGAGCACTCTGGAGCGCCGGCGGCGTGGTGGGCAACAACTTCGCGGCGGACAATCGGGCGATCGTGACCGGCCCGGGCTCGGCTTGGACCATTCCGGGCACTTTGACTATCGGCAGCTCCGGGGCCCGCAATGCGTTGATCGCGAGTGATGGCGCCACCGTGTTGGCGACCAACCTGGTCATCGGGGCCAACACCGCTTCGGCCGGCAACCGCCTCACCGTGGACGGCGGCACGCTGCGCGTGACAAACGTGTCGGTGACCGGAACGCTGGACGTCCGGCGCGGCACCAATGTTTTGAACGCCGGGTTGGTGGAAGCCGACCGGTTGCTGGTGACCAACTCGCAAGGCGGCTTTGTGTTCAACGGCGGAACGCTATCTGCCCGCAGCACCACCATCAACAACGGGCAGTCCTTCCACGTCGGCAACGGCGTCGACCGGGCCACCCTGGTTTTGGCGGGCAGCGGTTCGCACTCCTTCGCCCCGGGCGGCCTGCACATCTTTGGCAATGCCCTGCTCACCGGTAATGGCTCGGTCAGCGGCAACACGCTGCTGTTTCTCGACAGCACGCTGAGCCCCGGCGCGTCCATCGGAACCCTGGCTTTCAGCAGTTCGCCCCAGTTGTCGGGGACGACGCTGATGGAAATCAGCAGGACCGGCACGGTGTTGACTAACGACCGGGTGACCGTAACGGGCACGATCACATACAACGGCTCGCTCGTCGTCACGAACATCGGCCCGACGGCTTTGGCACCGGGCGATCGCTTCCCGCTGTTCGCGGCGGGAACTTACGCCGGGGGCTTCGGCAGCCTTGCGCTGCCACCGCTCAACCCGGGCCTGGCTTGGACCAACAAGCTGCTCGTGGACGGTTCGATTGAAGTGGTCGGCCTCATCGTGCAGACGCTGCCGGCCGCCATCGCCTCCAACACCGCCACGCTCAACGGCGTGGTGAATCCCGGCGGCAATAACGCCACGGCGTGGTTCGAGTGGGGCACAACGACAAACTACGGCAACTTCACCGCACCGCAGGCGCTGGGCAGCGGCCTCAACCCGACGAACTTCAGCCAGTTCCTCGCCGGTTTGGCTGGCGGTGTCGCGTACCATTTCCGCGCCGTCGCCTCCAACAGTTTTGGGTTGAGCTTTGGTAGCGACCAGAGTTTCATGCCGCCCGCATTCGTTGATATCGGCGCGGGGTTGCCGGGTATTGACTCGGCTCACACAACGATTCTAGTTGGGACATCCGGCTCCGCCGCCTGGGGAGATTACGACAACGACGGGCGGCTGGACGTCCTGCTGGCTGGCAATGAGATTTGCCAGATTTGGCGAAACTCCGGCGCCGGCTTGACGCTCAGTACCAATTTTACGTTATCCCTTAGCGCCTGCTCAGTCGCGTGGGGAGACTACGACAACGACGGGCGGCTGGATTTCTTGGCGGCGGGCGGAACCGGCGGGTTACCTACCGTGGGCGTTACCAAGGTCTTTCACAATACAGAAAGTGGATTCATTGACGGTAACACCAATGTCGACGCGCTGTTGTTGGGAACTTACGCCGGAGCCGCAGCCTGGGGCGACTTTGACAATGATGGGCTTCTGGAAATCCTGTTGACTGGCATTGGGATTGCCACCGATGCATTGTGGCGCAATGTTGGGAACGGGTGGTCAAATATCAATTCAGGTTTGCCGGCACCGGACAACAGTTGCGCAACGTGGGGCGATTACGACAACGACGGCCGGCTCGATGTTCTCTTGAATGGAGGACTGCCCCCGGTCTGGCGCAACGTGGGAGGTGCGTTTACCAACAGCGGTGTCGGGCCGCCGGCGATCCGGCGCGGCTCCGTGGCCTGGGGCGATTATGACAACGACGGGCACCTGGACATGTTGCTGACTGGGGCCCAATTGGCAGACGGCATCGGGGCCATATCACAGATCTGGCGCAATACCGGCCACGACTTCACCAACATTAATGCCGACCTTCCGGCGGTCTTCAGAAGCGCGGCAGCGTGGGGCGATTATGACAACGACGGCCGGCTGGACTTCGTTCTCACCGGGACAACGAATGCCGACGCCAGCGGAAGCATCGCCCAGATCTGGCGGAATACGGGCGCTGGTTTCACGAACATCAACGCAGGCTTGCCGGGGGTTTCATGCAGTTCCGTCGCCTGGGGAGACTACGACAATGATGGACGGTTGGATATCCTGATTACCGGAACGAACGCAATCTTGGGAAGAATCTCGAAGATTTGGCGCAATCAGACGCCGACACAGAACGCCCCTCCTTCGGCACCGGTAGGCCTCACCGCCACCGTCCTGGGCAGTCAGGTGATGCTGAGCTGGGATGCGGCAAGCGATGGGCAAACTCCCGCCAGCGGCCTCTCCTATAACGTGCGCATCGGTTCGACGCCCGGCGCCTCTGACATAATGGGGCCGATGGCAGGCGAAACTGGATTCCGCCGTCTTCCGCAGATGGGCAATGCGAATGGACGTTTGTTTGCGCTATTCAACACCGCATCGAGCCAGCCTTATTACTGGAGCGTTCAAGCTGTCGATACCGCCTTTGCCGGAGGCCGGTTCGCATTCGAGCAGAGCTTCAGTGTGACCAATGCTCTGCTTCTAGCTTCGGTCAATGGCGAACCCGTCGGCCCTCTTCGCGTGCCGGGCGATCAAAATAGCGACGGCATCGTGAGCCAGTCCGAACTTGCCGCAGTGCTGGAGAACCTCAACGGTGATGGCATTCTTACTGAAGCCGACCTTGACCTGGTTCTGTCGTACTATTCCCCGAACAGCCCATTCCTCCAGCTGACCAACGTCGCCGGACTCGGCGGCACCAACGTGACCTTTGCCCTCACCGACGATCCGGTTGCCGGCGCGTTCGGCGTGGAATACACCACCAACTTCGCGGACTGGCATTTCCTCGGGCCCGCCACGCCGCGGTATCTCTTCACCGACACCAACGCCCCTGCCGTTCCGCAGCGCCACTACCGCCTGCGCCGGCCGTGA
- a CDS encoding DUF4965 domain-containing protein produces the protein MTNRATCGKVCALFGALLVIAGPRIAVAAQEVSAFRPPSVPLVACDPYFSIWSPADRLTDADTVHWTGKPHRLASLVRIDGKAFRLMGKDPANLPALPQAGVEVLPTRTICTYEGQGVRITLTFMTATLPEDLMVYSRPVTYVTYDLRATDDQTHDIQLYFDASAELAVDDPRNQQVQWSQPDIGTLATVRMGSVDQPVLERKGDNLRIDWGYLYAAAPYSETTSRWVAGRGVLQREFAQNALITSLGMSPPPASADVPAAALVFHVGKVFAKPVSRWLMLAYDDEYSIQYFKRNLRPYWRRNGDDAAALLKKAAAEYESLKRRCEEFDAELMAALTKAGGEKYARLCALAYRQCCAANKVVADANGQPLMFPKENFSNGCIGTVDVIYPMAPQFLLFSPSLTKAMLVPILDYSASPRWRWPFAPHDLGTYPLANGQVYGGGERTEENQMPVEETGNMLILLAALAQVEGNGDFCAKYWPVLEKWADYLKAKGFDPENQLCTDDFAGHLAHNVNLSIKAICGLGSFARLCQYRGQTARAAEFQAMAKDFARRLREVALDGDHSRLAFDKPGTWSQKYNAVWDRILGFNMGSAEDWRSEVDFYLRQLNQYGLPLDSRKDYTKLDWTLWTATLTQDRADFDALLDPVYRFLNETPDRVPMTDWYDTKTAKKVVFQARPVVGGVFLQMLYDRAEWKKWASRDMTKAANWAPFSAPIPKPTKSVTVVPTSEREPITWRYTTQAPANNWFKPGFDASSWKEGPGGFGTKGTPGAVVRTEWSTPEIWLRREFVMPEGNWEDLKFRMHHDEDAEVYVDGILASQVPGYVTDYEPVRIKTKAKESLKPGRHMLAVHCRQTGGGQYIDVGLVDLQETK, from the coding sequence ATGACAAACAGAGCAACATGCGGGAAAGTCTGCGCACTATTCGGTGCGCTGTTGGTGATCGCGGGTCCACGAATCGCTGTCGCCGCCCAGGAAGTTAGCGCGTTCCGGCCTCCTTCTGTGCCGCTGGTTGCCTGCGATCCCTACTTCAGCATCTGGTCACCGGCGGACAGGCTGACCGACGCGGATACCGTTCACTGGACGGGCAAGCCGCATCGCCTCGCCAGTTTGGTGCGGATTGACGGCAAAGCGTTCCGACTCATGGGGAAGGACCCAGCCAACTTGCCCGCGCTGCCTCAGGCTGGCGTCGAAGTGCTGCCGACCCGAACCATCTGTACCTACGAGGGACAAGGTGTGCGAATCACGCTCACCTTCATGACAGCCACACTGCCGGAGGACCTGATGGTGTATTCGCGCCCCGTGACCTATGTCACATACGACCTTCGAGCCACGGACGACCAAACCCACGATATTCAGCTCTACTTTGATGCTTCCGCAGAACTTGCTGTGGACGATCCACGCAACCAACAAGTCCAGTGGTCTCAACCAGATATCGGCACCCTGGCTACGGTGAGAATGGGCTCGGTAGATCAACCCGTTCTGGAAAGGAAGGGCGACAATCTGCGAATTGACTGGGGCTATCTCTATGCGGCCGCGCCGTATTCCGAGACCACCTCACGGTGGGTCGCGGGGCGCGGGGTGCTGCAGCGGGAATTCGCACAAAACGCCCTCATCACCAGCCTTGGCATGTCCCCGCCCCCCGCCAGTGCCGACGTGCCTGCGGCGGCGTTAGTGTTCCATGTGGGGAAGGTCTTCGCCAAACCCGTCTCCCGCTGGCTCATGCTGGCCTACGACGACGAATATTCGATTCAGTATTTCAAGAGGAACCTGCGGCCCTACTGGCGGCGGAACGGGGATGACGCGGCGGCGTTGCTGAAGAAGGCGGCGGCGGAATACGAATCGCTCAAGCGCCGGTGCGAGGAGTTTGATGCGGAGTTGATGGCGGCGCTCACGAAGGCCGGCGGGGAGAAGTATGCGCGGCTTTGCGCGCTAGCTTATCGGCAATGCTGCGCGGCGAACAAGGTTGTGGCCGATGCCAACGGCCAGCCACTCATGTTCCCGAAAGAGAACTTCAGCAACGGGTGCATCGGCACGGTGGATGTGATCTACCCGATGGCGCCGCAGTTTCTGCTGTTCAGTCCGTCACTGACCAAGGCTATGCTAGTGCCGATACTGGACTACTCCGCCTCGCCGCGCTGGCGCTGGCCGTTTGCGCCGCACGACTTGGGCACTTACCCGTTGGCCAACGGCCAAGTCTATGGCGGCGGCGAGCGCACAGAGGAAAATCAGATGCCCGTGGAGGAGACCGGCAACATGCTCATTCTGCTGGCCGCCTTGGCACAGGTGGAAGGCAACGGGGACTTCTGCGCCAAGTATTGGCCGGTGCTCGAGAAGTGGGCTGATTACCTTAAGGCCAAGGGCTTCGATCCTGAGAATCAGCTCTGCACGGATGACTTTGCCGGCCACCTGGCGCACAATGTCAATCTATCCATAAAGGCGATCTGTGGGCTGGGCTCGTTTGCCCGGCTTTGCCAATACCGCGGCCAGACAGCAAGAGCGGCCGAGTTCCAAGCCATGGCGAAAGATTTCGCCCGGCGTCTGCGCGAGGTGGCACTGGATGGAGACCATTCCCGGCTGGCGTTTGATAAGCCCGGCACCTGGAGTCAAAAATACAACGCCGTCTGGGACCGCATTCTAGGATTCAACATGGGGTCCGCTGAAGATTGGCGCAGCGAAGTGGATTTCTACCTGCGGCAACTAAACCAATACGGCTTGCCGCTCGACAGCCGGAAGGACTACACGAAGCTGGACTGGACGCTTTGGACCGCCACCCTCACGCAGGACCGGGCGGACTTCGATGCGCTGCTGGACCCGGTCTATCGCTTCCTGAACGAGACCCCTGACCGGGTACCGATGACGGATTGGTATGACACGAAGACGGCAAAGAAAGTTGTATTCCAGGCGCGACCGGTGGTGGGGGGTGTATTTCTGCAGATGCTCTACGACCGCGCTGAATGGAAGAAGTGGGCGAGCCGGGACATGACGAAGGCGGCGAATTGGGCGCCCTTCTCGGCGCCGATCCCGAAGCCGACCAAGTCCGTCACAGTAGTACCAACCTCGGAGCGGGAACCGATCACCTGGCGCTACACCACGCAGGCGCCGGCCAATAACTGGTTCAAACCCGGGTTCGATGCGTCGTCCTGGAAAGAGGGGCCAGGTGGTTTTGGGACTAAGGGCACCCCGGGCGCCGTGGTCCGGACGGAGTGGAGCACGCCTGAAATCTGGCTGCGGCGCGAGTTTGTGATGCCGGAGGGAAATTGGGAAGACCTCAAGTTCCGCATGCATCACGACGAGGACGCCGAGGTGTATGTGGACGGCATCCTGGCGAGCCAGGTGCCGGGCTATGTGACGGACTACGAACCCGTCCGCATCAAGACCAAGGCCAAGGAATCGCTCAAACCGGGCAGGCATATGCTGGCCGTGCATTGCAGGCAGACCGGGGGTGGTCAGTACATTGATGTGGGGCTGGTGGACCTGCAGGAGACCAAGTAA
- a CDS encoding sulfatase, giving the protein MRLPALPPILLVLTCFAGVTPSQAAVPPSTARPPNVLFVLADQWRAEAFGYAGNPDVKTPHLDQLQREGVHLVNAVSGLPVCCPTRASLLTGQRPLTHGVFLNDVPLDPEAVTIGKVLRAAGYDTGYIGKWHVDGHGRSNFIPRERRQGFEYWKVLECTHDYNHSAYYADGPEKLYWDGYDAIAQTRDAQQYLRDHAQSQKPFFLYLAWGPPHDPYFTAPEKYRAMYDPAKLTLRPNVPEAGSANARKVLAGYYAHCTALDDCFGELRRTLQETGLAENTLLVFTSDHGDMLGSQGATHKQRPWDEAIRVPLLVRWPKGLGTKARHLDAPINSEDLMPTLLGLCGLPVPKTVEGLDYSGYVRGKRNPGDGATVFACVSPFGQWTRRQGGKEYRGVRTTRYTYVRDLNGPWLLYDNQTDPCQTNNLVNMPKQARLQARLEGLLSRKLKERHDEFLSGEAYIKQWGYKVDANGTVPYER; this is encoded by the coding sequence ATGAGACTGCCTGCATTGCCGCCAATCCTGCTGGTGCTGACTTGCTTCGCCGGCGTGACCCCGTCGCAGGCCGCCGTGCCTCCCTCCACCGCGCGCCCGCCGAACGTGCTGTTTGTGCTCGCCGACCAGTGGCGGGCGGAGGCGTTTGGGTATGCGGGGAACCCTGACGTCAAGACGCCCCACCTGGACCAGTTGCAGCGGGAGGGGGTTCACCTGGTCAACGCTGTCTCCGGGCTGCCGGTTTGTTGCCCGACGCGCGCTTCGCTGCTGACCGGGCAGCGGCCGCTCACGCACGGCGTCTTCCTGAACGACGTGCCACTTGATCCAGAGGCGGTGACAATCGGCAAGGTGCTGCGCGCGGCAGGCTACGACACGGGATACATCGGCAAGTGGCATGTGGACGGCCATGGCCGCTCGAACTTCATCCCGCGTGAGCGGCGGCAGGGTTTTGAGTATTGGAAGGTGCTTGAGTGCACGCACGACTACAATCACTCGGCGTATTACGCGGATGGCCCGGAGAAGCTGTATTGGGACGGCTACGACGCCATCGCCCAGACGCGCGACGCGCAGCAATACCTGAGGGACCACGCGCAGTCGCAGAAGCCCTTCTTTCTCTACCTGGCCTGGGGACCGCCGCATGACCCCTACTTCACGGCGCCCGAGAAATACCGGGCTATGTATGACCCCGCGAAGTTGACGCTGCGGCCCAATGTGCCTGAGGCCGGGAGCGCGAACGCGCGCAAAGTCCTCGCCGGCTACTATGCTCACTGCACGGCCCTGGATGATTGCTTCGGCGAACTGCGACGCACGTTACAGGAAACCGGGCTGGCGGAAAACACGCTGCTGGTGTTCACCTCCGACCATGGGGATATGCTGGGCTCGCAGGGCGCCACCCACAAGCAACGGCCGTGGGATGAGGCGATCCGTGTGCCGCTGCTGGTGCGCTGGCCAAAGGGCCTGGGGACGAAGGCGCGCCACCTGGATGCGCCGATCAACTCGGAGGACCTGATGCCCACCCTGTTAGGATTGTGCGGCCTGCCGGTCCCCAAGACAGTGGAGGGTCTCGACTACAGCGGGTATGTTCGCGGCAAACGGAATCCGGGCGACGGGGCAACGGTCTTCGCCTGTGTCTCACCATTCGGGCAGTGGACGCGGCGACAAGGGGGCAAGGAATACCGTGGTGTGCGGACCACGCGCTATACTTACGTGCGCGACCTGAACGGCCCCTGGCTGCTCTACGACAACCAGACCGACCCCTGCCAAACGAACAACCTCGTGAACATGCCCAAGCAGGCCAGGTTGCAGGCCAGGCTGGAGGGGCTTCTCAGCCGCAAGCTCAAGGAGCGGCACGACGAGTTCCTGTCCGGGGAGGCCTACATTAAGCAGTGGGGCTACAAGGTAGATGCCAACGGCACGGTGCCCTACGAGCGCTGA
- a CDS encoding sulfatase: protein MTKQLGQLAVLVLLTLACGGDAISAPPARPHNVLLIAIDDLNDWVACLGGHPQAQTPNMDRLAARGTLFRNAHCQSPLCNPSRASLLTGLRPSSTGIYGLAPGIRDVARTRGCVTLPQYFAQHGYFTATFGKIFHDGSIPAPLRTNEFNVWGPAPGMTMPPVKFVNTPLPMRLMDWGVFPKDDRTQADWRIADAAIAQIKSLPPDKPFFLAVGFRLPHVPCFASQQWFDRFPPEEQILLPPVKQRDRDDTPEFSWYLHWKLPEPRLSWLKQSGQWRALVRAYLASTTFMDSQLGRVLDALQATGRGDHTVVVLWSDNAWHLGEKAITGKNSLWDRSTHVPLIFAGPGTGQGAQCSQPAELLDIYPTLVELCGLPAKAELEGHSLVPQLKDPTAFRSWPAITSHNQGNDTVRTEHWRYIRYGDGSEELYDYRSDPNEWTNLVADAKFSATRKELARWLPKAPAPPAPGSAHRVLVKKNGVWLWEGKPINPAEKDE from the coding sequence ATGACCAAACAACTCGGCCAGTTGGCCGTCCTCGTCCTGCTAACGCTCGCCTGCGGGGGCGACGCGATCAGCGCGCCGCCGGCAAGGCCACACAACGTCCTCCTCATTGCCATAGACGACCTTAACGACTGGGTCGCCTGCCTTGGCGGGCATCCGCAGGCGCAAACGCCGAACATGGACCGGTTGGCGGCGCGGGGCACCCTGTTCCGGAACGCGCACTGCCAGTCCCCCCTGTGCAATCCCTCGCGCGCCAGTCTGCTGACTGGGCTGCGACCCAGCTCCACCGGCATATACGGATTGGCGCCGGGGATTCGCGACGTGGCTCGCACCCGCGGTTGCGTCACGCTGCCGCAGTATTTCGCCCAGCACGGCTACTTTACTGCTACCTTCGGCAAGATATTCCACGATGGTTCCATCCCTGCACCGTTGCGCACCAACGAGTTTAATGTCTGGGGTCCGGCTCCTGGCATGACCATGCCGCCGGTGAAGTTCGTCAATACCCCTTTACCAATGCGTCTCATGGACTGGGGCGTCTTCCCCAAGGACGACCGAACCCAGGCGGATTGGCGCATCGCCGACGCCGCCATCGCGCAGATCAAGTCCTTGCCGCCCGACAAGCCCTTCTTCCTCGCCGTCGGCTTTCGCCTGCCGCACGTGCCCTGCTTCGCCTCGCAGCAGTGGTTCGACCGCTTCCCGCCCGAAGAGCAGATCCTCCTCCCGCCCGTCAAGCAGCGCGACCGCGACGACACCCCTGAGTTCTCGTGGTATCTCCATTGGAAACTGCCCGAGCCCCGCCTTTCCTGGCTGAAGCAGTCCGGTCAATGGCGCGCGCTCGTGCGCGCCTATCTTGCCAGCACGACCTTCATGGACAGCCAGCTCGGCCGCGTCCTCGACGCCCTCCAGGCCACCGGTCGCGGCGATCACACCGTCGTCGTCCTCTGGTCCGACAACGCCTGGCACCTGGGCGAGAAGGCCATCACCGGCAAAAACTCCCTCTGGGACCGCTCCACCCATGTGCCGCTCATCTTCGCCGGTCCGGGGACGGGGCAGGGGGCGCAGTGCTCGCAGCCTGCCGAGTTGCTCGACATCTATCCCACGCTGGTTGAACTCTGCGGCCTGCCGGCCAAGGCTGAACTCGAAGGGCACAGTCTTGTGCCGCAGTTGAAAGACCCAACGGCTTTTCGTTCCTGGCCCGCCATCACCAGCCACAACCAGGGCAACGACACTGTGCGCACCGAGCATTGGCGCTACATCCGCTATGGCGACGGTTCCGAGGAGCTATACGACTACCGCAGCGACCCGAATGAGTGGACTAACCTTGTTGCCGACGCGAAGTTTTCCGCGACGCGGAAGGAGTTGGCCCGGTGGCTGCCAAAGGCCCCGGCTCCTCCTGCGCCGGGCAGCGCGCACCGGGTGCTGGTCAAAAAGAATGGTGTCTGGCTTTGGGAAGGCAAACCCATAAACCCAGCGGAGAAGGATGAATAA